From the Malaclemys terrapin pileata isolate rMalTer1 chromosome 13, rMalTer1.hap1, whole genome shotgun sequence genome, one window contains:
- the LOC128847408 gene encoding natural cytotoxicity triggering receptor 3-like, translating into MEQLPALSPVLCILIFIPTWAAGLTVLQSPAVLQVSPGETMTLSCSFENRQGSVAKATWTRGPGVVLDSAHPFYNGRLSLSHIHLLRKGEATLTLSELEQRDSGLYQCQIEFYQGESGTGAGTKLRVTGRNQSDTDKVSALAGCCSRELLYQVAIALGFLLIIGLAATLLLKRRQAPPHSQPRRRQPKGQGSREAMESESLHYAEIKIQTPGRREHTSNHAQRH; encoded by the exons ATGGAGcagctgccagccctgagccccgtcctCTGCATCCTCATCTTcatccccacctgggcagcag GTCTCACAGTCCTTCAGAGCCCCGCTGTCCTCCAAGTGTCCCCCGGCGAGACCATGACACTCAGCTGCTCCTTCGAGAACAGACAGGGCAGCGTGGCCAAAGCGACCTGGACCAGAGGGCCCGGAGTAGTGCTGGATTCTGCCCATCCCTTTTACAATGGACGGCTCAGTTTGTCCCACATTCATCTGCTCCGGAAAGGGGAGGCCACGCTGACCCTGTCGGAGCTGGAGCAGCGGGACTCTGGTCTCTATCAGTGTCAGATCGAGTTCTACCAGGGAGAGAGCGGGACGGGAGCAGGCACCAAGCTGCGGGTGACGGGGAGAAACCAGAGTGACACAG ATAAAGTATCAGCCCTCGCGGGGTGCTGCTCCCGGGAGCTCCTGTACCAGGTCGCCATCGCCCTGGGGTTCCTTCTCATCATTGGCCTGGCGGCCACCCTCCTCCTGAAGAGACGCCAAG CACCGCCCCACTCGCAGCCCCGCCGGCGGCAGCCAAAG ggccagggcagccgGGAGGCCATGGAGAGCGAGAGCCTGCACTACGCAGAGATTAAAATCCAGACCCCAGGACGCAGGGAACACACATCCAACCACGCCCAGCGGCACTGA